In Apis cerana isolate GH-2021 linkage group LG3, AcerK_1.0, whole genome shotgun sequence, the sequence TCGGTGCTCTCAACACCATAACTCGCCTTCTTGGACGACTGTGGGGGCTGCAACCACCACTGTTGCTCACCTCCACGTGACCGTTCTCCGAATTTCCGGCTGGATTGATGGCGATCTGCAATCGAAATTCTGTCGGTCTTTTTCGGACGGTGAAACAAGCCTCGGCGATATTGGACAACCGGAGAGGCTCCTCGGTTACGAATAAAACTCGGTCCCGAGAGACTCGAGCAAATACGAGCAGGTCGGTGAGAAGCAGGGCCCAGGAGGGTTGCAGTCGCGCTCGGCCTTCTACTTTTGCGAGCGCTCCCCCAAATAGCCTGAAACATTGTATATTATGCGTTATATTAatacgtaatataatatattgtatataattattaatatatattatatatatcacacgtaatatatgtattgtcttttattattattttggaaattctattatttttgcaatcaaACATGGACGTCTTTAAGAGttgtttttagaattatattatttaaaaattagttgaGGAAtgattttgttgaaaatataaatatttctggaAGTtagattaattcaaattcaattttttttaattccttaagttttaaatcttaaatctaaaattatgaaattgatatatatctgTGTGTTCAATTTTGAAGTTagttactaataataaattaatgtataaattatttattgtttagatataatttcattcgttAAAGTCACGTTTATAGCAAGCAATTTTAATTgggcaaataaatttatcgatgatgatgatttagtatctcattataattaaattaatcaataataatataaaagataatttgcaatttattatatgttatatattgttatatttattacataatagtttcaatatttttcataaatataatttcaattttcaacttttaactgtaaaataaatcaattttgtattaaaagtaatatctgtatttcatatcatatttattgataaataacgaaaaagcttggattattattattattatctttaggTATAGATTTCGTAAGTATTTCATACAAAAAGTAAAGTTATATAttgacaattataaaatttatttttctttttatgaaataaataatttgttatttattattattattattatttgctttcaatttaaaaataatcgacttctcataaatgtttatattattagaactATTATTTACTAATACTAATTGCACTAAacttattactatatttattttaaactcttacctcagaaataaattttcaatttattatttcaaatttctataattaattaataaaataaaaaacatgatctattaaaatacattacatttcaaataataattaaattattacttgaaataaattcaaattctagatttgattgcaattatttttttttagaatttttaaacgcaCCATTGTCTACCCGGCATAGCCAAAGTGAATGGTTTACACCTCGCGAAAACTAGTCGAGATTCAACTTCTTGCAGACTGAGAAGAGGCCTTCCTGTGTCGCGTGGTGGTTCCATTACACCGGCATTAGCCGTTGCTTCCCTGTAACCCTGAGCTAAATCTCTGGCTTGCTGGCAATTCCTTGGCGACGCCAAACTCAACAGTCTCGTCATCTctctaaagaaatttaaaaaatgttaaatgctatatataaaaggaagaatttatatttttgaacgcATGGTGGATGATTCATTCACAGAGaatgttaaaatgaaatatttatatggaatatttatagcaatttaatgtatttatatttatattaagataattatatttatcttattaatttccataatatatgaaatgaaataagttcaattttgttgtaaaataatagttttgtgAAACAATGATGTTCtatgaaaagaaagatgaaataacTAAAGTAACTAtccagtttttaaaataatctaaactttgtgtaaaacttaaaattgtacataataagtttttttatttatatattattaatttatttatgtcaataattttattaattcattttttaataattattttttatatcagaatttaagtaataattcaaattttaattaggaaaaatttgataaactaccgtttattgatttatttcaaaagtattataaatattttttatataatatatctacatattatatctttatctttaaattcatataatatgaaagattgaaaatagaaatgtcttatatttatataatttataattattctttattgatttttaaatttatatttaaacagtaaagttttaaaacataaaatgacactcttttaaaattaatttatcttaaatagatcggtttatttaaaattctttatcttctctcaaataaaaatcgatataactCCATCAAACCAGTATTaggaacgagaaaaaaatattaagtttatcGTTGATGGAtagaaatttagatttaatgaagaataaaGTAAAACTCTAGCAAGAGAAGaacaaatttgtaataattttaccgaaataaaaaaaatgtttgtaaaattattactaaatattaaaaaatactaatttaaaaaaaaatatattttcacataataattattaattattgataaatttttcaaattgatagatatcaaaaatgtcaaagaaaatctattttctattaaaagtaattaataaaataataatttgctaatttatttttattttatcaatcgaaaatattgttttctgtTGAATGCAAAAGAGAGCTAGattcaaattcatatttttattgtttgtgTAAAATggcgataatttatatttaacttatattaaaatttttattttttattaaaaatttagtgcGAAATATGAACTAAATTACttgttttttatcgatatatttcataatgtaaaattaattataataattcaacaattttcaaaaataaatattaaaattatcataaacttttaataaaatttgttgcaAAAGATTcggataattataagaataaatgaagctcaatttaatcttcttttataaaaaattaattaagtaaagAAAGATGAGTCTACATTCATCCGTCGCTTCACTATAAAAAATCCATtcaattcatttcaattcatcaaaaaataaagtttaactCTACTTTATTCAACGAATATACTTTattcatttcgaataaatatgtatttcggaatgaaaatactttttcCAACTTTCACTGTGAATAAATCCCCTACGATGTACGTGCAGTCAAAAATCTTCataccaattattttataagaaaattcaattttgaaaaatcaaattttaataaaaattaacgtatGTAAACAATATAATGCGTTAtgcatagaaaaatttaattttttcgaatctctTTCAATACGtgaaatcctttttttcctaATAAAAACTTACTCCACGTCTAATTCATTACACTCCGCTCATAACGTTTATCGTCATTGATTATTCATTCGAATCGTTTTCGTTGAATGCAAGATGATATCCTCAGTCCATTTTATCATTGCATTTCTACAAATGCCCTATGTTTCACGAATGTTTGCCAAcgaattctcatttttttccaaagatCTACTTGCATCCAACAATACAATCGCTCAACACCCATCAAGATTTCCGTAACTGACTGTACTTCCCCGTTCTATAAGTACAAAAAATTCGCACAAATACATCTTACGAGGACGCACCTGTAGTGCTCCAGAGGCAGGAGCAAGACACCCGTCAAATCGGGCCTCCTTTTATGCGGGACAGCCGGCTCGCAAACGAGCTTTGCGAACGCCGTGTTCCGCCTGAGCGCGACCAATAGACAACAGGCGCGCTGCAACCCGCTCAAATATCTCCTGTATGCCGCAGTGATTCTCGGCACCCTGCACAAATAATTCTCGACTCCGCCTCCCTCGTCGCGGATCTCCTCGGAGATCTTGAGCAACTCGTCGAGGTTTTGGAAGAGTATCAAGTAATCAGCGGCGGAGAGGACGTCCCGCCTCTCCGCTAGGGGCGCCATGAAACGCGTGTGACCGCTCTTCAGGATGCCCCAGTAACGTGTCTCGCGCACGGACAATTCCTCTTCAGGCGGAGCATCCGGGGCGAGATTTGGGAACACCTGCACCCGTTCAATCGGTGCCAATTCGTTGTACAATTCGGGTAAATAGATCGCGATTATTGCAGCGTCGCATGCacgagatttttaattatgagttatgatatttaaacggGGTGTTTAACGAATTTAATAGTGTatgtataatttgttttcaatatatagaTATGGTACATGCTCTGcaaattgatatttgttttCGAAATCATGGGCGATTGGTagtgaaaacttttttttctccttctcgagtaaatgaaattaactaATTCGATTACGATACGAATTACTCTGTCGATAATGAAGTAATTTCATTAagagaaatgtatatatattatataatacctaTAATGTAAatcttcgatttcttttttttcctgatTTACTTTTGCATATACGGTCATCAACCAGTCCATGATTTCGGGGACACcgattttatacgatatttataatatttgtctcGACTCGAGGTGTCTGCACTGCAATCGTATTAGCATCAAGAATGGGGGCAAGGGAGGGGAatggagaaataaataaatgaaatacaagAAATGCTTTTGAACAGAACTTGTTgagcaacaaaaaaaaagacaactGTCGaaagttacataataaaacataactgTATCATAACTTAACCGTGTCCACTGACAAAGAAACGGACACGCGCTGTACACTACGCGTACGCAGGAAGTACAAGATAGTCACGGAAAAGAATGTACAGGAGATGTTGTACGCGGCATCTTGGCAtgcaacgaaaaataaaaaaagaaataagctCTAATAAGGAAACGCATGCAGCGCGTTGCGGCTCGCGTAAACTCGTTTTAAACTTGGTTTAAATGTTTCAACATATCCGGCCGACACGAATCTCTTAAAGTGTAATTCGACATTTGCTATAATCTTGATTATTCAAACAACTTAAACTAACACGCAAAACATTTCTCTGTTGATGAAACGCGATTTTTCAACTACGGTAAAACCTCCATTATTCGAATACTGTTACGCTATTTATATTCGTAACACAATGTGaacagtttattttttttcttatttatcacAACAgtggaaatagaattttaatttgaaatcgatAATGGGCATAATATACGCAATAACATCGAAGTATATTAAGcgttgtattataaaatggaattggaaatatttggtCAGATTGGTGTAAAATTAGCAAAAGTATTCATATAGCAAAAATAATTCAGTTCCAAATATTAGTATCTTGATTTTCTTGATTCACTGTTATTGTATCCAtaacaaaaaatgtttcacataaagttgaatttaaaaagagcAAGATTGTAATGTCATTACCAACACGAGAAGatgatactttttaaattaaaatatctcctaaactaatcatTTTTGGACATAAATAACTCTACTTTTTCGTAAAGAATATCAAATtgtgagaaaaagaatatacgatcttatctaaaaaaaaaggcttttttgaaatttcattcaactctatcttaaaaattttttcttattgacaATAACAATGACGTAAAGATAATATCTGgtgataatattgaaaaatctactgttaaaaaaagaatgaaattgaaaatttacttgtattttatttatatatatatgttaaaaaattcatgcaaTTTGAGAATCGAGAAAACTACattcctaatttttaaaaattataaaaactggTTAAATAAGCTGATTATTCTCCTCGAAATATGGAATAATCGATTTAACgaaaaatccatttttttacaaaaattctctCCTTCCTCAGTTTCCTTTCGAAGAAAGAGGATAAAGAGGATCCGGATAATCGAGGTTCCACCGTTCATTCGCCCGGTCGAAGCCGCGAGGATGGAAGAATGATGatgagagaaaggaagagggagaaaaaaagaaacaaataatcaaGCTAATAATCACGAGCAACCAAAAGCTTTCCTCGCAACCCTTCCTCCCCGTTCCCGCTTTCGAACGAAGCGAACCTCTTATTTTCTGAAAACTGAGTTTGCTAGGCTCAGACTAGGACGCCTGTACCGACCTCGGCGTTAAACGCAACCGCATGGTGTCCGCCGCCGATCGATTGCTGCAGGCTAACGTTCATCGAGTTAGGCCGATGCATGGACGAGTGAATATTCCCCTTCCGATAGACCTCCAAGATCAACTGATTCGTGGCCGCCTGGATCAATCCAAGAATCTCTTCCCGCGATCGTGTCACCACGTTTGTCATGTCGACGAAAACAACGTGATCACCTGGCCTCAGACCGGATCTCTCCGCGGGGCTGCCAGGGTCCACGCGCTCCACACGGGGTGGTCTTCCCCAGGAGAGCGAAAATCCCCATGGAATCTATGGCAGGaaagatttaattagattggaaatttgaatgaaagaaataataacgggagtggagagacagagagagaaagagagactgTATGGAAGGAGCGGAGGAGGGAGGTTACAATGGAGGGGTGCTTAGGCGGAGCACGGCACGAGACTCGTTTTCGTTAATGCCGTGGATAAAGAGgggtttcgaaaaaaagaaaaaagtctgTTTCGAGTTTTGCGTTTATTGGACTTGTTGCGTTAATGCCAATTATGAGTGGACCACCTGCGATTCTGTCGGGGAAATTGCGCGAAATGATTGTGTAATTTTTTGTGAGTGTCGAAATCGAGGAAACAAGTTTTTGCGTATTGGAAATGGAATGGAaagctattttataaatagttagtGATTGTTTTTTTGTTGGTGTATTGTGAAATTATACTACAATTACAGTtagaatttatgtaattatggtGAATTCATAaagcatttttcaaaaaaagaaaagaatcagaAGATTTGTGAAGGAAGGTTTATAATCttcatgaaagaaagaaaaactataACTTACCTGATTAGCAGTTTGTCTTATCAATCTCCTAGTGACAGTGCATGGTGTTCTACCACCTTTGGCTGTGAAACCCGGGTGCAGAGGTAAACCAGTTAAAGGATCTATAGGCTCTAATTCAAGATGCCTCAAATACGTCAAATCTTCACCtcctgaattattattatctgatTCTCCGTCCTTCGACAACGGTGGCGAAATTCCACAATCTTGGGGCAAACCGACATAAGGAGTACTCGTGTTTCGACCGGTTCCCGCTTCTAACGGATGCCATGTCGCTTCCTAAAAAGGCAATCGTTTATTGAAacgatatagaaatatttttcttaaaattaaaattaaattaaacgtataCCGTGAACATCGATATGCCATTGATTGTCGTCGATAATTCTCTCGaacatttattatagttttcctTTAACgtgtaaaattgtattttaattttcatctaatcgattattattctacTTTGTTGATATTCGACGCgtgataattaaagaaaaaaaaataatataaaaattaatttatatcgtttactatatgtatatattttttacactttATATGACAGAATTATCAACAGaacatgaatattttcaatagaatcCCAACGATGAAGAACACTGCACAGTAAATGGCCACCACGATCATCTTTTGCTTCACACAAGTTGGGGTACAATTTAATCGaacgattttgatcaaattacCGAGATGTTGCAACGATACCTGCCACCTGCCACCTTTAACGAGGTCAAAACGTAAGTGAATCTTTGCTAGGTAACGTTCCAATTATTTGATTCGTAACAAGCTTAGCCCTGACCTTAAGGCAAGAAGACTTACGAATCCTTGTAAACAGCTGACGTGCAGACATGTATCAAACAATTTCGTACTTAGTGTTCATGATCGAacgatacttttattttttttttttttaatttaaccaagtttattcaatttcgatataacgaaattttatgtaaacgaaatattaatagtgtttattatttgatatggcTTCATTTAGATCAGAATTTagatcgtaaaatattttatgccacatgatttttgttttaacgaaTCATTGTTCAATTTAatgtatatctttatatcaataatttacataataataaagcaaAAAGTTTAtgaatttggaaatattttatgtaaattacaggattaaaaaaattttttagaaaaatttgataattaatggattaattgaatcatattgagcttttattatttgaaaagcaGATGATACTTGATTGAATGatcaatttaaattgtcattttatagttatatgaatatctttatatataattaaaaatatatttgcaaatataattatgattataaaaattatttatagatagatatttttatttttcaatgaaacattttttttcaccatattttacatttcattgtaatattaaatttttataatagtataaaaatatcattaaataatatgaaatatatagactactaattaatttaataatttataaatgctataaataCAATGGTGTTTTTCATATcttgattttcttaaaaacgaaattttttttcttaaaaaaaaatattttattttttaagttacttttgcaatttgaataatccccatctttttatattatccattatattgtccattttttaaacatcCTATATGAATTTGTTTGTGTTTCGACAAGTAAATGGATTTCTATTAGAGTATACAATGTATGTATTTTACTATtagaaactaaaataaaaataaaaattgatatacaaaaatatcggttgaagcttatttattgaattataagcaATTCAAGTctgtattagataaaaaaagatggatATCATGAGACATCTCTATCTCCGTTACACCACCATCTCACTTTACTTCATTACGCTTCACTTTATTTCCGTCtcatctattaataaaaatttaattcaaatcgaacataacttaataaaaccgacatttttcaatttttgcgtttattttaatttctctagaatttattctcgaaaaaagtaaaaattctacGAATACAATATCAACGCCCTGTATATACTATTAAAagcaatataaaatacaaatatttacctTATCTTGAGACAAGGGTAGAGGTAGAGTCATACAGCCCAACAGCTCGCTACGTCTAAAACacgaaaacgagaaaaatatatgaatatttatatcactttGCGACAAATAAAGTCCACCAATATTAATGGTCACCTATACCAGACAGGTGTGTAGCTATTAATAGACACATTACACTCGTTTAACTTTTCAACTATTTACATTCgagaggagggaaaaggaGAAGGCGGACAGTTTCGGTCTATCATTTCCCGTATACCGTTGCAGAGACGCGCGGATGTGATCGAGTGCACGTGGCGGACACGGTGCGCATGCGCTTCCAGGGAATCGATTCCCCTCCTACCGCAAAGAATCCGCGCATACCCTAGAAATTCGTTTGAGTATTTAGATGGACCATTGGTTCGGTAGGTAAAATTATCCCAATTCAAACCGCTCTTATCGACCGATAaattatcgtatatattttcattcgaacACGGCCATTGCGTGCAAGTTAACTCGAAGattcttattttgaattattcgtaaatttggaaattatgtttctatttttttttctctttaaacgcaaagataaaaaaaaatgctctCGAATAACATTTACAAAAGACACTCGAGGGAGATTGATAGAGAATATCGGGAGCAGAGTTGGTTAGCTCGTTCGTCTTGGACTAACGAGTCATAGTTCTTGACCCCAATATCTTTTCCTCAGAGATAGAGGCCGTTTCTATACACCGTCTCATTGTGACACAATCGTCTGCTCGTTTCTCCGTACAAACGATCTTTTCCCTCGTGTTGATTCGTTCGTGTCTATTTTTTATCCACCCacaatatacagaatataccCGATCAATGCCTTTCATCACGACATCGAAAGTTATTTCtttgtcatatatatattttttttttgctgtcGTTAATTCATTACGACGCCAAAagtaatttctctctctcgataatTTACGTAGCGTAAATACTCCATAACGTACACTCGTGTAATTCACGGAAACGTGGGTTGCGTGAGATTAATATCTCGCGCTGTGTACGAAGCGGCACTACTTACCGGGTTAACCGATTATCATTTGTTATCGAGGCTCGAAAAGCACGATGTAGGATTCCGAGATAATGTGAAATATAACCGATTCGAAGAGATTAGAAAGATTTAAAGGGGGCGGCTCGCATGTCGGTCGTCGCGGCCGTAAATCAAGTGGACGATCAACAAAGAATCGTTTTCCGGGGTCGAGCACGTTTCCGTCTTACGACCGAGGCTCGTGTACCCAACCCCTCTTCCTACCAGTGTGCACTTTATTTCTCGGGCATGCTCACCTTGCACGACGATCTCTGTGCCAGACCGCGATGTCCAGGGACGTGGGCTTGCTGCTGCAGTGATTGTTGTTCACTGGGCAGGGCAGTATCAAGGTCTCGTGGAATACGGGATTCGGCGTTGCCCTGTGCACCGCTGTCCTCTTCACCACTCCCTCGCCGTTCGTGTTCTTCAAACTGGCCTTCACGTAAGCGTGAACAGGACCCTCGTACGCCCTTCTCAGGTCCTTGCACCTTATCACTGCGTGAAACAATAAAGACAGCCTTATCAGGACACGAGCATCGTTCAcgattttttcctcctcgcgATGATCACGATGGTTAATcacaatcaaatatttaataattctccgATAAAATAGAGGATAGTTGAATAGAGTTGGGAATGAAACGATatatccttccttctttcacACGCACTACGCGCACCCAAACGATGCCCGACCAATGCGGCACTCCTCTACTTGCTGCAACCACGATCCCCAAtgctttccttcttttctaattctttctcaattaaaaatcaatttctcctttcttccttcctttcctttttctttttctttttcgcaaaAATCAACAATACTCCGAGGTTGGAGTAGATCAACAGGGTCGTTTAATATCCGCCCACTACTCGGAACGACGTCGAAAGTGGCAAGAAAAAGGGGGAGCCTGGAAGGCTTTCCGGGGGTTGTTTACGCAAAAGATGTGTACCCGCGAAGAATCAATGTTGGTAGGCTTACTAACCGGGAGCGAATTGCCAGCAGGGTCTGTGGGTTACTGGCACAGTCGTCTATCGCGGGGTGCCAACTGAAACACCCCCTCTCGTGGCACGTGACTGGCGCATGCCTCCTCGCGGCCGCGTTTCAGGGACGTGCTCCCGGCCCCGAGATCCTCGCGATTCTACTCGTAATGGAATTAATATACCCAATGCCTCGGTCGTTAATCcttgaaaaatgtaatcaCGCGATATCGTGCGATACTCGATCGTTGGATTTTTATCGCGCAAGAAAGCACGTACATTTTGTTCCGCTCTCATTAAAATgggatatttaatttgtaactttttaaattaataaccatataattgttaattcatCGAGCATTtaacgttaaaatttaatttttgttgtagTGAATAGATATGAGCATTCAaaggatttatttaaaaatctgttttgtaaaatattacagTGTAAAgcattttggaaattttggaaaaagtaAATCTAAAGTTATCATCGTGATCATTTCTTTCGTATTAAGATCGTTATCCGattttagttataaaattatttattactggCTGAATCtgaaaacttttttcattcgtattttcaaatataattttctgccCCAACTCCTTGATTCCTTTTATCCATCGTTCGTAACTTAATGATCAATAGAAATAAGTTgactatatcaaaatattgcataaaaagTGACCCGATTTTGAGACGCGTGGCTTCTGACATTGGAACGAATTTGGTGACCCGattagagaaagagaattattttaaagatacatCCTCTCTTATGGATGTGATGTGAGcaaatctttttctaaaataaactaaatgaATCGAGGTTAAgctttatacaaaaataaacaagaaaataataaacagagaaacaattttcaaataattttgcatttcGTCTTATTCCACTTAAAATAGAAAAGcctcttaaataattatccagCACGCAAGCTCACCTCGAACGTGTATTTGATCTGCCACGACCGAATACTCGATCTCTATTGATCCATGGCAATTCGGTTTCGGTGGTTCGGTTTCCGGGCTGAACTTGAGACACCTTCTCACGGTGGCGACCAAAGGGGTCTCGGGTGTGTTCGACACCGAGTTCAAATACGATTTCGAGCTGTGAAAGTCGTCGGTGAGAGTGGACTTGGGGCTGTCCAGATCCCAGGTATTCGTCTTCCTGCCTATCCCCTCCTCTCTGCGTCCCTCGAGGCCGCAAAACAATGCTTTTGGCTCGAACGCACACTTCTCGTCCAAAGCGGTGTCCAAGTCGGTCTCCAGGGCAAGTTTCTTCACGTTTCGATTCACAGCCTCTGCCAAAGTGGGTTGCGCCGCCTCTGTTTTCGTTTTACCAGCAGACGGACTGCGGCTCGTGGAGCGTCTCTTCGCCCGTTTCCCGTCGAACAGTTTGTCGGTGTCCTTTCGATGCCGCTTCCTCCGTATCCCACGTTGCCTCTTCAACGTAAACTCTCCGTCGAGGTCGTTGGTGGGCGAGGCGAACGCCCAGGACATAGGTGAAGGATCCTCCAAGAGTTGGCTGGCCGAGGAGACGGAGCTGTCGTTGTGACACGACCCCTCCTCTTCCATAATCGTCTCTTCTCGCTCCACGATCGTCTCGTAGGTGTGATCCGTTTTCGAATTCTCCTCCTCGCCCCGGTTACCACCCAGaaccttcttcctctcttccacGTCCCCCAGAAGGATCTCTGCCACCGTTTTCCCGCTGAAATTTACCTCTTGCTCCCTAAATGAAGAAACAGAGCGGTATATGAGAGAAGGTAGTctgataatttttacttaatgattaattgaattgatgaataaatgaaattattataatacatcttAATAACACGCATCGAATTTGGTTATTTGaatcaataaaagataatcTAAGATGAAAGTTCCGTTTCATAAATCAATATCGGATAATTTAGATTGAAGTACACCCACGTCAAACTACAAAATCCTTATacgcgaaataaatattttaaacattttcccTTCGTTTTACCTGTTGAGAACTTCCGTAACCGTGTTATCCATGTTCTCGAATTTAGGTAAATCTTGGTCGATGGCCAAATTCGACAGTTTACCGAGCAGAGGCGTGTGACCTTTGCCCTTGCTCGCGGCCGAGGAAGCCTTTCCGTGATACGGCGTCCTGCATCTAGAAT encodes:
- the LOC107992516 gene encoding uncharacterized protein LOC107992516 isoform X1, producing MDRHEQRKVCFLHNRVTVTSHHTRARYETYHTACEMLKWTVSRSLSASSSTPHGPSNLNKAPRRPFRDLSNTPPAAGTKTRGISGQNVENISARTTPVRRRRCRSHGSDMRAYFQATKPNLRASKRQSMSQQQEKSSVSESFYQGTPRVDTDIGPLTFLPQGGKCPTALTLPTDPALFMRKTRAKNFPSDNELPQNIMNEARANLQSHVSDFFQQISMATSPEDVMEAESVPFSMARPLFPRGVNEEEGRGAKASEGTRMPYLPKLAKITRIHSRCRTPYHGKASSAASKGKGHTPLLGKLSNLAIDQDLPKFENMDNTVTEVLNREQEVNFSGKTVAEILLGDVEERKKVLGGNRGEEENSKTDHTYETIVEREETIMEEEGSCHNDSSVSSASQLLEDPSPMSWAFASPTNDLDGEFTLKRQRGIRRKRHRKDTDKLFDGKRAKRRSTSRSPSAGKTKTEAAQPTLAEAVNRNVKKLALETDLDTALDEKCAFEPKALFCGLEGRREEGIGRKTNTWDLDSPKSTLTDDFHSSKSYLNSVSNTPETPLVATVRRCLKFSPETEPPKPNCHGSIEIEYSVVADQIHVRVIRCKDLRRAYEGPVHAYVKASLKNTNGEGVVKRTAVHRATPNPVFHETLILPCPVNNNHCSSKPTSLDIAVWHRDRRARRSELLGCMTLPLPLSQDKEATWHPLEAGTGRNTSTPYVGLPQDCGISPPLSKDGESDNNNSGGEDLTYLRHLELEPIDPLTGLPLHPGFTAKGGRTPCTVTRRLIRQTANQIPWGFSLSWGRPPRVERVDPGSPAERSGLRPGDHVVFVDMTNVVTRSREEILGLIQAATNQLILEVYRKGNIHSSMHRPNSMNVSLQQSIGGGHHAVAFNAEVFPNLAPDAPPEEELSVRETRYWGILKSGHTRFMAPLAERRDVLSAADYLILFQNLDELLKISEEIRDEGGGVENYLCRVPRITAAYRRYLSGLQRACCLLVALRRNTAFAKLVCEPAVPHKRRPDLTGVLLLPLEHYREMTRLLSLASPRNCQQARDLAQGYREATANAGVMEPPRDTGRPLLSLQEVESRLVFARCKPFTLAMPGRQWLFGGALAKVEGRARLQPSWALLLTDLLVFARVSRDRVLFVTEEPLRLSNIAEACFTVRKRPTEFRLQIAINPAGNSENGHVEVSNSGGCSPHSRPRRRVMVLRAPTPELKAVWHNLLQRQIIYVNTGYGGTPSQDSPEESPITGSNFITNAIRESTESSQTTRESQKQDEEKDSRSAESIDSIVKSSRGDNHLAQWVRNSHQIPPPDHEEVPIEEWTAEQLAARAPRETSNEPSRERNSATAEDIITEVINSDIEQQSTASSASLSTVKSNSVTAKKNGSLASSKENSTSSINICRRCHRSGCPTPPLTRDPFSPLPPKISVVPPTPDLCRHRLRNGLLDSPGRNSPSHTLADGNTEDGSEDDLDCDGEPPYRVLRRFGTVSSLDQDDELEEQGDDDNRDTESPPTGLRAWTARASSYVVNKRSALLEQLGEGIGGYLLQSPVPPERTEFSLDPNDEEGTTSGATSGDDIWGTPTSGGPDDESFTASSPPPVGAGNVVTFGEDNYGLNLSVDDDADQESENEDCNLSELNMDQLLGSGSLSSLRCFLGRQRLEPLPEEEDTSGSAKDQVGWW